In Lacerta agilis isolate rLacAgi1 chromosome 1, rLacAgi1.pri, whole genome shotgun sequence, the following proteins share a genomic window:
- the WARS1 gene encoding tryptophan--tRNA ligase, cytoplasmic codes for MADLQNCDFCSLNPLELFEQVTAQGEKVRSLKAEKAPKDEIDTAVKLLLSLKLSYKTATGEEYKAGSPPTDFTPVSNGPGDTGDNDFVDPWTVQTSNAKGVDYDKLIVRFGSSKIDKDLINRIERVTGHKPHHFLRRGIFFSHRDMNQILDAYENKKPFYLYTGRGPSAEAMHVGHLIPFTFTKWLQEVFNVPLVIQITDDEKYLWKDLTLEKAYQCAIENIKDIIACGFDINKTFIFSDLEYLGMSPGFYRNIVKIQKHVTFNQVKGIFGFTDSDCIGKISFPAIQAAPSFSSSFPQIFNNKDNIPCLIPCAIDQDPYFRMTRDVAPRIGFSKPALLHSVFFPALQGAQTKMSSSDPNSSIFLTDTPKQIKTKINKHAFSGGKDTVEEHRKYGGNCDVDVSYMYLTFFLEDDDKLEQIKQAYTSGALLTGELKKTLIETLQPLIAAHQQRRKQITDKMVKEFMTPRKLAFDY; via the exons ATGGCAGACCTTCAGAATTGTGACTTTTGCTCTCTTAATCCACTTGAACTGTTTGAACAAGTGACTGCACAAGGAGAAAAAGTCAGATCGCTAAAAGCTGAGAAAGCACCAAAG GATGAAATTGATACAGCGGTTAAGTTGTTACTGTCATTAAAACTGAGCTATAAAACAGCGACAGGTGAGGAATATAAAGCAGGTTCTCCTCCAACAGATTTCACTCCAGTCAGTAATGGTCCAGGAGACACAGGAGATAATGATTTTGTAGACCCTTGGACAGTACAGACATCCAATGCAAAAGGAGTGGATTATGATAAACTTATAG TtcgatttggcagcagcaaaaTTGATAAAGACCTCATCAACCGGATAGAAAGAGTTACTGGGCATAAACCACACCACTTCCTACGCAGAGGAATCTTCTTTTCTCATAG AGATATGAACCAAATTCTTGATGCCTATGAAAACAAGAAGCCATTCTACCTATACACAGGCAGAGGTCCCTCAGCGGAGGCAATGCATGTTGGTCACCTTATCCCATTTACTTTCACAAA gtGGTTACAGGAAGTATTTAATGTTCCCCTAGTCATACAGATAACTGATGATGAGAAGTACCTGTGGAAGGATCTGACACTTGAGAAGGCTTATCAGTGTGCTATAGAAAACATCAAGGACATTATAGCCTGCGGATTTGACATAAATAAAACCTTCATCTTTTCTGATCTGGAATATTTGGG GATGAGCCCAGGATTCTATAGGAACATTGTTAAAATCCAAAAGCATGTGACATTCAACCAAGTGAAAGGAATCTTCGGTTTTACAGACAGTGACTGCATAG GGAAAATCAGTTTTCCTGCTATTCAAGCAGCTCCATCCTTCAGCTCATCATTTCCACAGATCTTCAACAACAAGGACAACATTCCGTGTCTGATCCCATGCGCAATTGACCAG GATCCCTACTTCAGAATGACGAGAGACGTGGCCCCTCGGATCGGCTTTTCCAAGCCAGCCTTGCTGCATTCTGTCTTCTTTCCAGCCTTGCAAGGTGCACAAACAAAAATGAGCTCTAGTGACCCCAACTCCTCTATTTTTCTCACCGACACACccaagcaaataaaaacaaag ATCAATAAACATGCCTTCTCTGGTGGCAAAGACACTGTGGAAGAGCACCGGAAATATGGGGGTAACTGTGATGTGGATGTGTCTTACATGTACCTCACCTTCTTCCTCGAAGACGATGACAAATTAGAACAAATCAAGCAG GCCTATACAAGTGGAGCACTGCTGACAGGAGAACTCAAGAAGACGTTGATTGAAACACTGCAGCCCTTGATCGCTGCTCACCAGCAAAGGCGAAAGCAGATCACCGACAAAATGGTGAAGGAATTTATGACTCCGCGGAAGCTGGCGTTTGATTACTAA